The sequence TTAGTGTTTCGTTTTGTTTTTGACTTCCTGCTTCGGCATGTCGTGAGGTTTATACCGGTTAACTCCGAAGTGCTGATACAGGCAAATATTGAAGGCGACTTTGTGAATGTGTCCGTGTGCGACGAAAGTAACGGCGTAGCCAAGAAAAACTTAGGTGCTATGTTCGATACCGATGACGTAAACCCGGACGCTTACGGCGTTGGCTTAAAAGTGATCAAAGACGCAATAAAAAGTCAGGGCGGCGACATAAATTACGAAAAACTTGAAAAAACATCGCGATTTAACGTGCTGATACCCATGACAAAAGGGTAAAAAGTTCGTATAATCTGCGCCGCTTTCAAGCATTCCAACCAGAAATGGCCCCTTAGCTCAGTGGTTAGAGCACCCGACTCATAATCGGTTGGTCCGCAGTTCAAATCTGCGAGGGGCCACCACTCTGTTTATTCTCTATCTAAATGCCCTAACATTGACCAAAGTCACTTATACTGCCAGTTATGCCGATTAAACAGTGCATCAAAAGTTGTACCATGCCTGCACATCATTAAGAATTTAGGTCAGTATCATGTCAGTTGATATCAATAATCGTTACGGGCTAAACCCTGCGCACAGTGAAGTTATAGAAGCATGTAATGCGATAAAGCCTTGTAAAGCGCTCGATATGGGCTGTTCAAATGGGCGTAATGCGTTGTACCTGAGTCAACTCGGTTTTGATGTAACCGCAGTAGATAATAACCCTGACGCCATCAATATGTTGCGGCAAATTGCCAGTGAAGAGAACCTCGATAATATCGACGCCCGCATCTACGATATTAATGATGCGAAGCTAACTGACGAGTATGGATTGATAGCCTGCACGGTAACGCTCATGTTCGTTAACCCGGCAAACGTGGATGAGGTTATTAAAAATATGCAATCTCATACTCAGCCAGGCGGCTACAATTTAATTGTTTGTGCGATGGATACCACTGAGTACCCATGCCCGGTTCCGTTTCCTTTTACCTTTCAAACAGGGCAGTTGCGCAGCGCATACGAGGAGTGGGAATTACTCAAGTACAATGAAGATGTCGGCACTATGCATAATGGTGCAACACTTCAGTTTGCAACGATGCTGGCGCGCAAACCGGCCGAATAAACGTGTTTAGACACGACAAACTAGGTAAGGAGCTATTTATGAAATACCGTCAGAAAGTTGGTTATATCAGTTTAGCGTTGGCGACAATTGGTCTGTCTTTAAGTACATTAGCTGCGGATCCTGTTACTCCGAATCTTACCGATAAGCTAAGCCGACTATTAAAACAAGAAATGCGCTCGGTTCAGTCTGCAATGGCCACTATCCATGTTTCTATGGTGACCGGTGACCATGAACAGGTCGCAACTCAGGCTCAACAGATACATGACAGCTTCATACTGAAGCAATCTCTGACGAAGCAGGATAAAAAAGACCTAATGTCGGCCGTTCCGAAGGGCTTTGTGAAGCTGGATAAAGACTTTCACCGACTAGCAGCAGGGCTGGCTGAGGCGGCGAAAGACAAAGATACTCAAAAACAATATGAACTTTATAACGAAATGACGGGTAGCTGTATTGCTTGTCATAGCAAATATGTATCTGATCGCTTTGATGGCTTAGCAGAGCAGTAACTCTTGTGAGTATTCCGGTGGCCAACATACTTTGGGCCACCGGTCAGTAAGGGCTCTGCTATCGCTTTTCCCGCATCAGTGAGATCTAAAAGTCATAGCTTAACGACAAGCGGATGTCACGGCCGGCTTCATAAGGACCAACGACGGTAGGGAATACCTCGCTGTAATCACCAACACTTGAATGGTCAATGTAGAGCTCGTCTAATAAGTTCGTCACTGCTAGGTTAACCGACAAGTCGTTAGTAATATTCCAGTTACCGTAAATATCAAGTACGGTATAACTGGGTTTATTCAGCGTATATAACGAGTCGGCCCAGCCATTTTCGAGAGCTTGGTGCAGAGTCTCGATACGAATATCATTCACGTGCGTTACGTTAAAACCAATGCTCACATCACGGTCAAGAAAGTAATCGGCACCAAGTACCAAGGTACTACCCCGAGTATTACCTAAACCATTAAACTCATATCCGTTTAAATCAACAGAGCCGTAGTTGCGACTATAGATTTTCACGTGGTTTGAGCTCGGCGTCTGCATTGGAGAATCCCAAATACATATCAAGGCTGTCCCACCGGTAGGCCATATTGAATTCAACACCGGTTGATTCGACATCACCAATATTGTTGTAAATTGATGCGCCGCCAAAACCACTGAAGATCACGTCGTGAATGGTTGACTGATAAACACTCAGCTTGGCGTTTAAGCGACTCGCACTGTATTCAATTGACGTCTCGATATTTTCAACGGTTTCTGGCACTACATTACTAACAACGACAGGCACGTCAGACCCGTCGTAAAGGTATTCATCTAACGTAAAGCCGTCACCAATTTCCTTTCCACGAGCGGCTTCAGCGTAGCTTAACCCCAGCTTCCAGGCGTCATTGATTTGGTATGAAAGGCCTGCGTTCAGGCTTAACTCACTGTCATCTAATCCGGCTGCAGAGTCAGTTACTGGCTCGCCATAGTACTCATCAATAAGAATGCGCTGTTGAAAATCATAATTGTCGTAACGCACACCATAACTTAGCAAAAGGTCGGCTGTGATATTACTGTGTGCTTGCGCATAAATGCCCATTACGCTGCTTTCTTCCGCGTTTTCTGCCGGGCCGTTTGCGGGGCCGCTTTCGACGTCGTCTTTACGGTAGTCGACGCCATAAGTGAAGCTATGATAAAGCGTGTCTGTGGTGTTTCGGACGTCGAAACCTTGCGTGTCGATGTCAGCAAGCCAGTCAAAGCGCCCGCCACGAAATGACGAGCTGGTTTGATAAGCCGTGGCCTCTAAATAAATCCATTCGCTATGGTCAAACCGATAATTTGCAACGTAGGTGTCGCGTTTTGCTGCACTGGGATACAGCGGCGTGCCCTCTGGAACAAACCAATTGGGCCGAGCGGAAAATTGACCTTCTTCATCGCGTTGTTCGAAGCTTAACGACACATAATGTTTATCTGTTACTTCGCCGCTGGCTTTGAGAAAAGCGAGATCTTGGTCTGCGGCGGTACCGTAAATTTTATTACCGTTGCCGTCTTCCATGGTGTTGCGATCAACCGTGCTGTAATAGCCTAAAAGACCAAAAGACGGGTTCAGTTTACCGTATAAGGTGCCACTGTATCGAGTTCCGTCATTGGAGAAGTAACTCGCCTTTAAGCGGCCGCCGAACTGCTCGTTTTCATTTAATAGATCTTGTGCATCTTTTGTTTTAAAGCGAATAGCACCACCAATAGCACCAGGCCCACTGGTGGCTTCACCAGCGCCTGCCTGCACATCAATTTGTTTTAGTAAGTCGGGGTCTAAGGTGACACGACCAATATGGTGAAAAAGGGTAGAGGTTTGTTGGGCTCCGTCGACGGTGACATTCAGATAGGCGTCTTCAAGGCCGCGTATATAAATTTTCTGGGCAACGCCCACTGAGCCACCTACGCTAACTGAGGGCGATTCGCGAAAAATATCAGCAAGATCGTTTGCCTGGAATTGTTCGATATCTTCTGCAGTAACACTAAAGTTGGTTGCGGCGCCCACCACCGAAATTCGTTCAATAGCACTTTTGTCTGGCTGCTTTTGCTCTTCCGTGCTATTGGTTTCAGCCGCTTTTACAAAGCCTGTACCACTCATCATGACGCATGCCACGCCAGTTAAAACGAACTTATTCATTATTCCTGCCTTCCTTGTCCTTTCCGATAGCGAATAGCTATGTTGTTTAAGTTAGAAAACATATTAATGATAATGGTTCGTATTTGCAATTTGTTTTGGTCACTTCCTTCGTGTCATTAAACTGCAATGAAAACCCGTCTAAAATGTAACAATCCCAAATGAATGAACCTTAACTAGGTGTGAACATGGCAAACCAATTGGTTAGAGAGACAGGTTTAGGTGGTGCATTAATCATTGGTCTGGGCTCTATTCTGGGAACTGGCGCTTACGTCAGTGTTGGTCTAAGTGCGACCATAGCCGGTGACATGCTGGTTTGGGCCATTATATTAGCGGCATTAACCGCGTTGTTTAATGGGTTGTCTTCTGCACAGCTGGCAGCAGCACACCCTGTCAGCGGTGGTACGTATGAGTATGGCTATCAATTTTTGAACCCAGCCAGTGGTATTATTGCCGGTGGACTCTTCATTGTGGCGAAAAGCGCTTCGGCGGCGACCGCTGCGTTGGCGGTGGCGTGGTATATCAGTGCCTGTTTTGATGTGTCTGAGACAGTAGTCAAAGCGGTTGCTCTGGGTCTTTTGTTGCTCTTTACGGTATTCGTATTGTCCGGAGTGCGCAGAACCAACTGGCTGAATATGCTCTTGGTTACCGTCAGTATTATTGGCTTAATTGTATTTATTGGCGTCGCTTTAGGAAGTGACTCAGCATTACCTGAAACAACGAACGAGTTTGCTTCAACCAGCCATTTGTCGCTTTTCCACGCGGCGGCTTTAATGTTCGTTGCATTTACCGGCTACGGACGCATAGCCACAATGGGGGAAGAAATAACCGACCCCAGACGCAATATTCCCAGGGCGGTGGTCTTGACGTTAGCGGTGGTTAGTGCGTTATACATTGCTGTTGGTTTGGCTATTCTGCATGTAGGGGGCCTTAATACATTTGAAGAGAGCCACTTCAATATCGCTAACCTAATCAGTGACTCTCCGTGGCAGTGGGTGGTCATTGTCGGCGGAATACTAGCTATGGGCGGTGTCGTTTTAAATCTTTTACTTGGTGTCTCGCGTGTCATTTTAGCTATGGGGCGCCGCGGCGACTTGCCTCGCTTTTTAGGTGGCCTTGATAAAACCAATAAATCGGCACCTGCAGCAACCTGGGTAACCTTTCTTATTATGGGCATTATCGCCGCCCTCGGAGGCATCGAATCCGCCTGGACATTAAGTGCGTTCACCGTACTTATTTACTACGGCATCACGAACATAGCGGCTCTGAAAGTCAAGAAAGAGCAGCGTTTTATTCCTAAATTTGTGTCGGTGTTCGGACTAATAAGCTGTTTTGGGCTGGTCGGGTTAGCGGCTATTGCTTAGCCGCTCTTTCAGCCCGAGCACTATGTAGCTTTTTATAGCTGTCCAGCAGTTTCAGGTGACGGTCGATGCCTTCCAGTTGCATATTGGTTGGCGTCAGGCCGTAAAAGTGTGTGGTGCCTTGTACAGAACCTATTACTGCCTCAATGACGTCTTCACCGTACATACGCCCTAAATTATAGCGGTAATCGCCCAGCTCTAATTCGTCGTCGAGGGTGATTTCCAGCACGGCTTCCACAGCCCGATAGAACAGCACCCGCTCTGGTGTGTTGTCATTATACTGCAGGAACATTTCAACGTATTCTTGCGCGTCTTCATGACGTTGCAATGCTAAATAAATGAGCAATTTAAGCTCTAAAATAGTGAGCTGCCCCCACTCGGTATTTTCATCAAACTCAATACCGATAAGAGTAATAATGTCCATGTAATTGTCGAGCTGGCTGTCTTCCAGGCGCTCGACGAGATCTTCCAGTTGCTCGTCTGACAGGCGGTGTAGGTTCAGAATATCCTCGCGGTATTGCAACGCGATATTGGTGTTATCCCAGACGAGATCTTCAACTGGATACACTTCAGAATAATCGGGCACCAAAATCCGGCACACTGGCGCACCTAAGTCTTCGTGCACCATGATGTAGGCTTCTTTGTCGAGTTCGTTCAGAATGCCAAACAATAGGTTGGCTTCCTCTTCGTTGGTCGGAGCTGCAAAGTCCCACTCGACAAATTCAATGTCTGACTTGGCACTAAAGAAGCGCCAGGAAACGACACCCGATGAGTCAATAAAGTGTTCGACGTAGTTGTTTGGCTCGGACACCGCCATCGAGTTAAAGGTTGGTGGTGGTAAGTCGTTCAGCCCTTCGAAGCTGCGACCTTGCAACAGCTCGGTAAGGCTGCGTTCTAACGCGACTTCAAAGCTTGGATGCGCACCAAAAGAGGCAAAGACACCGCCGGTACGCGGGTTCATCAGCGTCACACACATGACCGGGAATTGTCCGCCAAGCGAGGCGTCTTTCACCAACACCGGGTAGCCTTGCTCTTCAAGCGCATTAATGCCTGCGACGATACCTGGGTACTTATTCAGCACCTCTTGCGGCACGTCGGGCAGAGTAATTTCTTCTTCAATAATTTGTTTCTTAACAGCCCGCTCAAAAATTTCTGACAAGCACTGTACTTTGGCTTCGGCCAATGTATTGCCGGCGCTCATACCGTTACTTAAGTACAGGTTTTCAATAAGGTTTGACGGAAAATAAACCGTTTCGCCATCGGAATGGCGCACAAACGGCAGTGACACAATGCCTCGATCGACACGTCCTGAATTGGTGTCAATTAAGTGAGAGCCGCGTAGTTCGCCTTCAGGATCATAAAACTCGCGCGTACGCTCATCGAGTATCTCGGCCGGCAGTTCGTCATTTGGCCCGGGTTGAAACCATTTTTCTTGCGGGTAATGAACAAAGTCGGCGTTAGCAATCTCTTCGCCAAAATACTGGTCATTGTAGAAAAAGTTGCAGCTTAAGCGCTCAATAAATTCACCCAGTGCCGAGCACAAAGCACTTTCTTTGCTGGCGCCTTTGCCATTGGTAAAGCACATGTGTGACGCGGCGTCACGAATATGCAGTGACCAAACGTTTGGCACAATGTTGCGCCAGGACGCCACTTCTATTTTCATGCCCAAGTCAGCCAGCAGCTTGGTCATGTTATGAATGGTGTCTTCTAGGGGCAGGTCTTTGCCTTCAATGTAGGTTTTTTCGTCACCGCTGGGGTCAATGGTGAGAAGTGCCTGAGCGTCCTGCGTTATGCTGTCCACAGCTTCAACGTCAAATGCCAGTTCGTTCTCTATCACTCGCTTAACCGCGCAGCGTTCAGCGGCACGAATAATGCCTTTGCGATCTTTCTCGTCGATGTCCGCCGGCAGCTCAACCTGAATTTTAAACAGCTGTTGATAGCGGTTTTCAGGGTCGACAACATTGTTCTGGGAAATGCGAATGTTCTCGGTTGGAATGTCGCGCGCATCGCAATAAAGACGAATAAAATGCGCCGCGCACATGACCGATGACGCTAAGAAATAGTCAAACGGACCGGGTGCTGAACCATCACCTTTATAACGAATGGGTTGGTCAGAAATGACGGTGAAGTCATCAAACTTCGCCTCAAGGCGCATGTTTTCGAGAAAACGAACATTGATTTCCATAGAGAGGGACTTTCGCTTGTAAATAGAAGAGCTGAGAAAGTGCGGGATTATCCCACACTTTCAGTCATTGATCATTATCGGCGTAGCCACTGCCATAAGCACTAAAGGGAAGCTCCAGCCCTAATTCTGGTATCTGCAAGCCTATCCAAGCCGGAAAGGTGTTGCTGTTGGGACCAGGCAAAACTTTGTATTGGTTCGCCCAGGGATAAGCACTCGATAGCTCTTTAATGCGTGGGATTATTTCGGCGGCTTGCGGACCCTTAACCGATAACAGCTTTTCAGGCTTAGCGCCGTACCAGTAACGGTCAGGGGTTTTGGTTTGATAAACCCGCAGAGCAGGGCGGCCATGTTCGACACCCCAGCCGACCACTTCATACACGGTATATTCAGCGGCTCCGGCCGGCTTCACCGCTAACCAAGTATGTACTGCAAACCAACCGCGCCACCCGAAGGCATCGGCGGCGTACGCCTCAATAACGGCCTCTTGCTCTACCGCTGGGTTGGGTGCAATGCCTGCTGGCTCACGCGACGCATCCCGCCAGTCGCCCGACGAGCAGCCAGCGACCAGCACAACCGAAAGGGCCAATAGAAACTGTGTTAGAAAACGCATCCTGAATGTAACCTCTACTCAAAATCGCTGGCGCTGTGGCGCTCGCGTAATTGTTCGCTTTCTTCGCCCCAAACTTTGTTCACACGACGACCACGTTTTACAGCCGGACGCTCGTTGATGCGCTTCGCCCAGGCCACCACGTTTTTGTACTCATGCGCTTGTAAAAATTCAGCAGCCTCGTAGACCTCGTTTAACACAAGCGCACCGTACCAGGGGAAAATTGCCATGTCGGCAATGGTGTAATCGTTGCCGGCAATATAGTCGTTGTCAGCCAGTTGCTTGTCGAGCACATCAAGCTGACGTTTTACTTCCATTGTGTAGCGATTGATGGGGTACTCCAGTTTTTCCGGTGCATAGGCATAAAAATGGCCAAAACCACCACCTAACATAGGTGCGCTGCCCATCTGCCAGAAGAGCCAGTTTAGGCACTCGGTACGCTTGGCAGGCTCGTTGGGTAAAAATTCTCCAAACTTTTCCGCTAAATAGAGCAGTATTGAGCCTGACTCGAATAGGCGGGTTGCTGGCGTTGTGGAATTGTCGAGCAGTGCCGGAATTTTAGAGTTTGGATTGATCTCTACAAAACCACTGCTGAACTGTTCGCCCTCAGTAATATCAATAATATAGGCGTCGTATTCGGCGGCGCTTATGCCTTTTTCCAACAGCTCTTCAAATAGGATAGTGACTTTTTGTCCGTTCGGCGTTGCCAGCGAATACAATTGCTGCGGATGCTCACCGACGGGTAACTCTTTGTCGTGGGTCGCACCGGCTTCCGGGCGATTAATATTGGCAAATTTTCCGCCGCTTTCCTGATCCCACTTCCACACTTTAGGTGGCTGATAGCCGTTTTCTGATGCTGTGTTTCCCATACTACCTCCAGAATAGTCGCTTAAGTGACCGCTTGGCGCTGTGCATAGCGGTTATCTTTATAGGCCCCGGAACGAAGCACGTCACGTATTTGCTCAACCGCATTCCAGACATCTTTATAGCTGTTATAAAGTGGGGCAAAGCCAAAGCGAATAAAGTGCGGAGCTCGGTAGTCCGCAATAACGCCTCTGTCTATTAACGCCTGACAAAGCTCGTAAGCAAAGTCGAACGAGTAACTCAATTGACTGCCACGCTCTTCAGCTGACGCAGGAGAAAGCCGTTGTAGCTGGTCACTTAAACCGTATTGATTGATTAAGTCGTCAAACAAGGTCGTTAATGCTACTGACTTTTTACGTACGGTTTGCAAATCTAGATTATCAAACAGCTCTAATGCAACGTCGATTGCGGACATTGAAATAATCGATGGCGTACCGGCAAGAAATTGTTTGATACCGCTGTCAGGTTGGTACGCCGGGTTAAATTCAAACGGGTTTTGATGACCAAACCACCCCGCGATGGGTTGTTGTAGCTTGCCTTTCAGCGCTTTATTGACGTACACGAAAGCCGGAGCGCCGGGGCCGCCGTTGAGGTATTTATAAGTGCAGCCAACGGCCATATCCACTTGACAGTCATCCAGGTAAACAGGCATAGCACCGGCGCTGTGTGCCAGGTCAACAATAATAAGAGCACCATGCTGATGAGCCCTTTCGGTTAACGACTTAATGTCCAGTCGCTTACCGCTGCGAAAGTTCACTTCGGTGACCATAATGACAGCGGTCGAGTCGTCAATACTGTTCAATAGCTGATCTTCCTGAATGTCGACGAACTGGCAGCGAGCTTCACCTAAAAGCCCTTGTAAACCTTGCGCTATATACAAGTCTGTCGGGAAGTTGTCATGGCTTGAAATGACTTTATTGCGGTGGGTTGTGCCGTTAAAGCTAAGCGCAGCACTTAACAGTTTGAATAAGTTCACAGAAATGGAGTCGCAGCATATAACCTGGCCTTCTGCCGCCCCGATAATGGGCGCAATCTTCTCGCCAACTTGTTGTGGCAAATTGACCCAGTCGTGTCGGTTCCAGCTGCTAATTAAATCGTTTCCCCATTGTTGTTCAGTCACTTCTCTGACTCTTTGTTTTACTCGTTTTGGCAGTGCACCGAGTGAGTTTCCGTCTAAATAAATGGTGTTTTCAGGAAGGTGAAACTCATCACGATATTTGGCCAACGGGTCATTGTTATCTAAGACTTCTACATCAGTTACATTCATGGTTTCAGTTCTTTGTTCAGCTGCTGAATAATGACTGTCCAGGCATCGGTTTTAGGGTGAATCATGTCGAAGTGGCCTGCTTCATCTATTATCAAGGTGTTTACGTTATCGTTATCTACGCCGAATACTTCCGCTTGGCTCATTGGTACTATGTTATCGGCAGAGCCCTGCAGTAACCAGGTATTATGATGCAGCGGCTGTTGTTTGGGGTCGGCTTCGGCGAATTTGAAGTCACTTTGTGCGGTATCGATAAGCGTCTTCGCTGCTTGGTTACAACTGCCATCTTCAGCTATGTAGGCCTGCATATCCGTTATTGCGGCTAAACCCATAACGGCATCAACTTGCTCAGCATATTGACGCTCATTTGATGTTGCCAGCAGCGCCAAATGCCCGCCTGCGGAATGACCCATCACCACCGTTGGCTTGCCGTTGGTCTGGCGAAGTATCTTCTCAATGGCGTTTGACACATCGTTGAGACTGGCAGGCCACTCTGCATTCTTTTCACCTAAGCGACGGTACTCGACGGACCAAAGGTTGAAACCTTCTTTCGTCAGGGCGGTGCTTAACGGATAACTGTGTCTAATGCCGTAGTCTTTAAGCCAACAGCCGGCGTGAATGAAAATGACATTGGCGGCTTTCATTGTGTTGTTTTTCGCTGGCCAGTACTGATAAAACTGCGACGGTTGTGAACCGTACTGATAGGTTTGAGTTGGGGGATCAGAAGGCAGCTCAAGTACGTCATTAAACGTGACTTGCCTTAACGGATCTGCGCAGACGCTGAAGGTTAAAGCCATAATTAAACAAGCGGTGAAAATGAGTCGTTTCATTTGGGTGTACCAGTACTGTCGTTGTGTAAGCTTTCAGGTGTTCAGGGAACCATACAAGCATAGAAAATTAAGGGCAACAAAATAGTTGATTGATTACTAAAGATATTTAGTTGAGGTAAAAACGTGAGCAAATTCTATACTGAGTAATGAGCGGTTCAGATGGTTCTGGAGGTTCTTATGCGTATTGGATTTGTTGGTCTCGGTGCTGCCGCACTTTTTCTCACTGGTTGTAGCAGTCAACCTGAAAACATGAGTCAGTCGCGCTATGAAGTTGATAGTGAGTATATGAGTAAAGTAGAACACCAAGCCCGAATGGGTCGTAATCACGTTACAGTGTATTGGATAAACCCACCGAGAAAAGAGAAAAGCTCCGAAGGCGAGGAAAAGTAAGTTCTGAATGAATACATAAGGCTGACTTTAACTAAAGCCAGCCTTGGCGGTTTTATTGTTCTAATTTACGCTCAACGTCGGCTTTTAACTCTTTTCGCAAACCCAGCATAAATACAACTTCGGTCACGACAAACAGGGGACCGACGGCTAAGCCCATAATGTCGTCAACAAAAGCCGGTTTGCGACCTTCGAAGTAATGGCCAATAAACTGGAATACCCAACCGACAACGAACAAGCCAATGGCCCAACTAAGCCAGAGTTCTGTTGGCATGGCGGCAAAATAGCGCCCGGCAGCTAGTGCAAGCCAAAGCAACGCGGTCATCAGCAGACCTAATGGAATATCCAGCCGGATATAAAAAATGATCGACAGAAAAACAGCGATGCTGGCCGGTGTAATAATCAAAAACTCCATGGGCAGCACTGGGCGCGAAAGCAGTGTTAAAATACCCACAACGATCATTGGAATGCCAATTAAATGCGTTGCCACATTCTTACGATTGCGGTGATAGGCGGCGTATTGTGACAAATGCTCGACGATGGTTTTCATAAGTGTTGTGCCATAGGGTGATTAAAAAAGATTCAAAGGGATTTTAAGATACGTCTGACCGTTACCTTCAGCGGGCGGCATGTTGCCTGCGCGCATGTTGACTTGTACCGAAGGTAAAATCAGTCGAGGCATATCTAGCGTCTTGTCGCGCTCAGTGCGCATTTTCACAAACTCGTCTTCAGTCGTGTTGCCGCCGACGTGCACGTTGTTGCGTTTTTCTTCACCCACAGTGGTTTCAAAAGCATAGTGTTCACGGTTCGGGGCTTTATAGTCGTGGCACAAAAATATCCGTGTGTCGTCCGCAAGTGAAAATATCTTTTGAATTGAGTGATACAAGGTTCTGGCATCGCCACCAGGGAAGTCGCAACGTGCCGTCCCGTAGTCCGGCATAAATAGCGTATCGCCGACAAAAGCGGCATCGCCAATGACATAGGTCAGGCAGGCCGGTGTATGGCCTGGAGTATGTAACACGTGGGCTTCAAGGTGACCAATAGAAAAGGTGTCACCGTCAGCAAATAGGCGGTCAAATTGACTGCCGTCTCGCGCAAACTCTGTCCCTGCATTAAAGGCCTTACCGAAGGTTTCCTGGACTGTTTTAATGTGCTCTCCAATGCCCAGCTTGGTGCCTGTTTTCTGTTGTAAATAAGGTGCTGCTGACAAATGGTCGGCATGAACGTGAGTTTCTAAAATCCACTCGACGGTAAGCTGCTTTTCTTTCACAAACGCAAGGATCGCCTCAGCAGATTCCGTTCTAGTACGTCCTGCCGCGTAGTCAAAGTCCAACACAGAGTCGATAATAGCGCAGTGCTTAGAGTCAGGGTCTTGCACGACGTAACTGTAGGTGTTTGTTGGCTCATCGAAGAAATGCTGAACGAGCGGAACTAGCTGTGACATAAAACAACCTTTTGTTTGAAAAAAATAAGCGATGGTTGTGGTTTGTTTATAACTGACTTAGTGCTCGGTGTGAAGTGCTAAGCCGTTAATTTTTATTGCTCAAAAGTTAACTAATAGTTAACCTTTAGCTGTTATTTTTATTTCATAATTAAATAGGGGAATTTAAGTGGCTTTTGATTACGGCTCCATAGACTTAGGGCTTAAAAACCCGTTTAAAACAGAGGGACTTGTCACCACCTTGCGTGGCGGTATACAGCTAGTCGCGGCTGTATTTTTGCTGGTATCGGCGGCGGGCTCAGTCAAAGAAGACGCGCTTACCGGTTGGGTTCTGGCTATATTCGGTGTACTGCTGCTGATTGCAGGTATAAAAGTTATCAGTGCCGGCATTATGGCCATGCTTCGTTACTTTGTGGGGCGTAACCACCCAACGTCCCTGGCTCGAAACTTTAGTAAG comes from Idiomarina sp. X4 and encodes:
- a CDS encoding alpha/beta hydrolase translates to MKRLIFTACLIMALTFSVCADPLRQVTFNDVLELPSDPPTQTYQYGSQPSQFYQYWPAKNNTMKAANVIFIHAGCWLKDYGIRHSYPLSTALTKEGFNLWSVEYRRLGEKNAEWPASLNDVSNAIEKILRQTNGKPTVVMGHSAGGHLALLATSNERQYAEQVDAVMGLAAITDMQAYIAEDGSCNQAAKTLIDTAQSDFKFAEADPKQQPLHHNTWLLQGSADNIVPMSQAEVFGVDNDNVNTLIIDEAGHFDMIHPKTDAWTVIIQQLNKELKP
- a CDS encoding MBL fold metallo-hydrolase; its protein translation is MSQLVPLVQHFFDEPTNTYSYVVQDPDSKHCAIIDSVLDFDYAAGRTRTESAEAILAFVKEKQLTVEWILETHVHADHLSAAPYLQQKTGTKLGIGEHIKTVQETFGKAFNAGTEFARDGSQFDRLFADGDTFSIGHLEAHVLHTPGHTPACLTYVIGDAAFVGDTLFMPDYGTARCDFPGGDARTLYHSIQKIFSLADDTRIFLCHDYKAPNREHYAFETTVGEEKRNNVHVGGNTTEDEFVKMRTERDKTLDMPRLILPSVQVNMRAGNMPPAEGNGQTYLKIPLNLF
- a CDS encoding Mpo1 family 2-hydroxy fatty acid dioxygenase, which translates into the protein MKTIVEHLSQYAAYHRNRKNVATHLIGIPMIVVGILTLLSRPVLPMEFLIITPASIAVFLSIIFYIRLDIPLGLLMTALLWLALAAGRYFAAMPTELWLSWAIGLFVVGWVFQFIGHYFEGRKPAFVDDIMGLAVGPLFVVTEVVFMLGLRKELKADVERKLEQ